The sequence ACACGTGTCCTCAGCCGACCGGGAAGGTGGTGGGTGCCGCGCGGGTTCGCGACTAAAAGCGGAGTGCTGAGCAGATTTGAGCAATTCCGCCGGCTGCGCTAGCATGGGTTCACATGACCGCCCCCCTCGCCGAGGAACGCCTGAGCCGCATTCTCGATCTGCTGGCCCGCCAGGGCACCGTGCGCACGGTGGCGCTGACCGAACATCTGGGCATCAGCGGCGCGACCGCCCGGCGCGACCTCGACGTGCTGGCCCGGCGCGGGCTGGTGCGCAAGGTGCATGGCGGGGCAGCGCTGGCAAGCCAGGACCAGCACTACCGCGACCGCCAGCACCGCGAACAGGGGGGGAAGGCCCAACTTGCCGGGGCCGCCGTGGACCTGCTGCGTCCGGGGCAGACGGTATATATCGACGCGGGGACCACCGCCCGGCACGTCGCGCAGGCGCTGCGCCAGGTCCCGGCGCTGACCCGGACGCTGCGGGTGGTCACCCACGGCCTGGACGTGGCATATGAACTCAACGGCGAGTGCCCTCTGTATGTGGTGGGGGGCGAGGTCTACGGCTCGACCTACAGCCTGACCGGGCCTGACGCCCTGGCCGCCGCCGAGCGTTATTCCTACGACGTGTTTCTGGTGGGCTGCACGAGCATCGACCCCGAACGGGGCCTGACCAACAGCAACCTGGTCGAGGCGCAGCAGAAGACGGCCATCATGCGCCGCGCCCGCCGCAGTGTGCTGATCGCCGACCACAGCAAGTGGGGACACGCCGGCTTCGCCACCTTCGCGGCGCTGGAAGACGTGGCCGCCTGGGTCACCGACCACGCCCCGGCCGCTGCGAAGGCCGCGTTCGAGGCCGCCGGAGTGCAGGTGGTCGATGCCGCGCGTGCGGGCCAGACCGGGCCGGGAAGCGCCAGGGACGACGTCCGCTGACGGCGGTTCCGGTACGGGGGCGTGCCAGGTGCCCAGAACCTGAGCTTGTGGGGGCAACCCGTGGTCATTTCTCGCGCCTGAGGGGACATTCACCCATCACATAGCCATCTCAGGGCCATAGGGCGCGCGGTGGCGTTTCCATCGAGGACCGGTGCTTGGTGGGCGGCGTCTACCCGAGCGCGGCC is a genomic window of Deinococcus aerophilus containing:
- a CDS encoding DeoR/GlpR family DNA-binding transcription regulator, whose amino-acid sequence is MTAPLAEERLSRILDLLARQGTVRTVALTEHLGISGATARRDLDVLARRGLVRKVHGGAALASQDQHYRDRQHREQGGKAQLAGAAVDLLRPGQTVYIDAGTTARHVAQALRQVPALTRTLRVVTHGLDVAYELNGECPLYVVGGEVYGSTYSLTGPDALAAAERYSYDVFLVGCTSIDPERGLTNSNLVEAQQKTAIMRRARRSVLIADHSKWGHAGFATFAALEDVAAWVTDHAPAAAKAAFEAAGVQVVDAARAGQTGPGSARDDVR